The Silurus meridionalis isolate SWU-2019-XX chromosome 6, ASM1480568v1, whole genome shotgun sequence genome contains the following window.
TAGTTGTAGCTCAGTAATCGAAAGTCAGGGTTGCTGATCAGAAGGCcgagggttcaagccctggtggcgccaagctgtcactcttcgagcccttgagcaaggccctcaaaaATGTTTTCCCTGTGgtatcaataaagtattctaagGGTCAGGCTCAAGGGCCCAGTCGGCAGCTTAGTGGTGATTTGAACTTAATCAAAAGTCCAGCAttctaaccactgagctaccttaCAAatgtatgcatacacacacttcctacATGGTCACCAGTCTTCAACTTACCTCACACAAGAACTTCTGTCTGTTCTTATTTCCTGCTGCCCGGATGTCATAATTAGGGGTTAACTTCTTTTTTCCGCACCAGGCGTACAGAAAATTTTTGATGTCCCCCATGATCGAAGGGTTACCtgtccaaaacaaacaaacaaaaaaaacttctaaCATATGAATATTTGTATACAATAACATGAATATGGgcaggatttttctttttgtggactcatttgcatattttctGTAACATCACAATCATCTATTCAATATGCAAATTAGTCCATGTAAAGAAAACATGCTGCTCatattcaaaacattttaataacataaaaaGCACTTAAAATTGAGTCCTGAGCAATAAGTAACATTTTTTGcataaaactaaaaatgtaaGGGCGGGACAATGGTGAAACGTGATTGGTCCGTAAAAAACAATAGTGATCCCTGATTGGTCGCTGGGTACAACTGGAATATactttgtaaaaatataaataaaaaatattctaaatTGAGTTCttatacagtttatttatttaatccagtaaaatatgttttgtttttctttgagcAAATACAATCTGTGAACCGGacatttacaaattattaaataatattaatattaaaaaaacgaCGCAAAAGCATCGCAAAAATGGCCGCCAAGTGGACTgtcaataataaagaaaaacgtGTAAtccactaataaaaataaatatctatagaATTATTGGGTTTAAATtcgtgtaaatataaataaaatataatttgcatgtcgggaaaaaaagaataataaaatagaaagtaTAATAACCAACCGACATTGTAGGCTAGCATGGACCGGAAGTGCTATAAAACCATGCAAAGACTTTCAAAAATAGCCAAATATTGCTAATAAAAGTGatttgtaatatgtaataaggaataaattaaacttacaaGATTCGAGTAGTTTAATTAAATCGCTGCACCGGTGTAAAGAAGGACCggtttcttcttctacttccttctcctcctgcttcTCCTCGTCTCCGGTCCAACCCTATGTACTACTGCCACATACTGGTTTGGAGTGTAGGCAATAAAAATCTTACTAAAGGCCACTACTCATTCGCAAAACGTCCAAATGTCCACTCAAAGTGTGTCTTGACCATCCAGTTCCTTGAGAATTTCTTGGAACTCGAAGGCTTAAACCAGTTCCGACATGCTGGTGCATCTATCGTCATTGGAGACCACGGGGAAAAGTTCCACATGAGCATCCTACAGATCCATGAAGCCattgagcaactcaagaacttaaACGAGGATGAATTTGGATAGACAAAATTTgagtcaaggtttcttcatacCTTGCCAAAGTCACCACGTGTTCGAACACTAGGGATAAACAGTCACTAAACATATACGTTCTAATTTCATAACCTCTCTATCTCTGTTAGGCTCTCTGTACCGCAGAAGGGGTACAGTAGTTCTgtagttaagatgttggacttctgctcAGAAAgtcatgagatcaaatcccactgccactgcttggcccttgagcaaatctctcaaccctcaactgctcagttgagCTGAGATAattgctgctttgagacaatatccattgtcgacACTGGGACTGGAACAAGATACAACACTGTCATTATCAGTATCTTGAAATGGGTTGGTATTAGGGAGGCATATGTCTGTTTGGTTAGAAGCGCCAGAGACTCGATGGACGCAAACCAGCCGGCATGATGGCCACATTCTTGGGTCGGGTCCAGGTGTAGAAGACAGCAAAGTATCAAGAAACATGCTTTAGCAGAAACGGGCAATATACAGTCTATTACGCGAGATTTTGAGGGGGGCCTTGTGGAGGGTCTCACTGTACAGGGATGCGCCTGGCTGAACTATAACAACATGCTTTAGCACTACTTTGAGCACGTGCCCAGACTCATGTTCTAAACTATGAAAGCATCAGATAAGATCTTGAGGAAAAAAAGTCACAAAGACAGGATACTTACACATGGTACACAAGGGATATGTGTTGGGGAGCCCCAGATGGTCAAAAGTAAGAATACAAAATGGCAAGAAAGTGGGATAAATAAGATgggtcttcattttttttttttttattccaggtTGATTAACGGGAATTAGAATGATTAAACGGACCTCTAAATGACGTATAGAAGAAGAACGTTTCTGAGATAATGGTAAGCAAGGAGGGCCAGAATTTGGGGAGTTTCCAATGGGATGctcaatgtttaaaaatatgaaGATTTTGCCACTGGTTTTCAGACCATCTCTCAGGTCGATTGCGGTTTTACTGCAATCTGCTTTGCTTTTCCTCATCCACAGTtcttggagttttttttttttaaacatcattgtACCATAAAAGCCCAGCTATTGTCTTGGCAACTCCGACACCCCCctacgatgcccctgtgcacaaagctctaCAAAGGCATAGTTTGCGTAGAACTTAAAAGTCCTGAACACATCCCTAATGAAACCACCAATACTCAATCGAAATCAGTCCCTGAACTCACTGATGCCCTTGTGGTCAAATGACCATTAATCCCAGAGCTACATTCCAAACTCTGGTAAGCATTTGAGGTCTAAATCTGGAACGAcagacatcccattccacatttagtctccatttgctgttataataacctccacttttcagATGTTTGGATTTTAGGAGGGTTTCAGACAAAGTCAAGGGAATTGTGTCTCAATATTTGGATTTTTGGAGGGTTTCAGACCAGGTCAAGGGAATTGTGTACCTCCAGAAAGTGAATTCTTTCTACTGACCTTCAGAAATGCTAAGTAAGAACTCGAATTGAACTCGAAACCTTTTAATGGGGATTTCAAAGAGGTACAAATGAGAAACAGTACATTTCCATTGACGTTCCATCTTTTTCAAACAGTCTCTAACCAACTACCCATTTCAAAACTTAGGAACTTAAGAGAACAAGGATACATCAAAACCATTGCATTCTAATTTCAATGAAACTTCTATAATCCATTGACAAGTCTCAGGTTTACAACACGCCTTCGATGACCTAACATACACTACATATTCCAGGGTGGGGGAGACTGAAATGTTGCCCCAGGCAACAACTGGAACTGGAACATGTTCGGAGTCACGTGGTCTGACCTATAATAATAtgaattctttatattaaacgTAAGATTTTACACTTGATAAATGTCATTCGATTGTATTTAACATACCTCGCTGGTGTGGTAGAAGAGGTGGGCGTTCCTTAAAGTGAGAGGAAAGCATTATTACTGATGAGGGTGATCGACTTTTATTAGACATGCAGTGAATACACGTATTCCCAGACTTGCCATGCGGTTCGATGACCCCCTCGTaactacccaggagtcttaaagaatggtgatcggtatggggtagtataccgtcctttattaataatctacataattagcaaaacagagcaatttactgccacaagaaaatatttgtacaattttgtcgtacGGGTATAGTCATCGTACGAATGAAAAATCGAACCGTCTTAACTCGGGGACTAGCTGTGTATTTATAACATGGTCAGTTTGAATACTCAATTCCTATTGGCTGGAAGAAATGTGACTTAATACTCAGTTTAATTGGCGTTTTGAACAACAACCGTAACGATAGAAACATACAGTCACAGTCACATACAGGGTGAGGCAGCAAAAATATTTCCTCACGACCTTCAGGATGACGAAGTTAAATTGCGATTTAGCGCAAGATGAATTCGGCGACGTGGAAAACAGAAcgttattatgaaaaaaaaaaaaactatttattaaaatccttttaaatatatgaaatttCCGCACTATTTGATTTAGAGAGAACCATAAACTATTATTTCCATtcacaatataaaaaacataatcTACAATATAAACGCGACAATCTACAGTTTAGGCAAATATGTGAATTCTTATTTCTATCAACCGAAACCTTTCCCAGTTCATTACGGTAATACGAGTGTTTGGATATTTGATAGTATGATaggtacattaaaaaaagagcagtTTTCCGGGTTCGTCCGACCTATTTTTTGGCGCAAAAAAATTTATGTAGTAAACGTAAGTCGCATGTAGCCTCTCGTAAAATGATCACAACTTACTAAATCCATGCTCGGTCAATAAACTCCTGGAGGACACAGAGTTGGCTGAATCCAGTGGAGACTTGAACAACAAATGAAcaacaaatataattacaataatgcagaaaaaacaaaacaattaacgCCAATAAAATCCCCATTATAAAACGCACTACCATGCTGGATCTGAAGTGCTGAAACCTTTCCATTGTATCTCCAGAACCTGAGTGACTTAAAAAaagataacaataataataatataatttgcgGGAAAAAATTGCATTGtcgttaaaataataaaaataataacaaaaataaatgaaatgagtaCCTTACACTCCTGGAGTGTGGAGTGACTTTGAGACATGGaagagaaaaaatatgatgtaatACTATGTCGCAAAATATTTTCCtcaataaagtattaaaatttAAACTACAATAAAAGGTTGCCATTTCATCCATATTGGcccctttttttatatcatatgtAGCTCTTAATAGGaaaaatctacttttttttataggcaTTTGTATAGCTACTGTATATTTGTCAAACCTTCCTATAGATTTTGAATAAAAGAAGtgaataaaatagtaaaaaaacagttgggaaacaaacaaaaattaaatttCCAATCCCTGTCTATAAAGCCACTAACAAGGAAAACCCCACTTGTAGGCTCTTCTGCCCCTAAATACCTGGAGAAGTCACAGCCACTGGTAAGGTCATTCTTGAAATGCTTcggtgaattaaaaaaaacaaaagaaacacaaaaaataaacagggtTATAATTGGTATTCTTGATTTTCACTCCAGAAtgacacactacacacactcgaCCAAGTAAAGACCATACCCGTTAGCCTTGAACGTCCCAGGAGATACCTGTGCATGATGAAAAAAAACGAATTATAGTCTAGACATCAAACTCAAATCCAGTAGAGACCCAAATATCACTGTCTGTCTCACCCTCCTCTGGGAAAGAGGCTTCTTAAGTTCGGCATTCTCCTTCCTGAGCTCAGACACCTGCCTAAATGTGAAGACACACAAAGATTTCTGagcaaaagaattgggacaactgactctagccatatgtggttcttcctcaaatgGTTCCCACaatgctggaggcacacaattgtatctcCATGCTTTACTTGGGTTGAATGGCCCGCTAtagagtcctgacctcaaccctactgaacacctttgggatgaattggaaccctgaATGCACCCAAGGTCTCCTCACCACACGACtatcacccttgtggctgaaaggtgatggtggtgtggtttttataacagcaaatgtggaatatgTTTCAAATGGAAATTCCAAGCTTGTGGTGAGGTTTCCACAAACGtctatacagtaaataaacaatttttttaatattttgttttgattggttCCTCTTGTGAATTGCCGGATTATAATTATTGCCGTTTCTTTATAATACAGAAGGTTAGAAGGTTAATGCTGGCACCTGTGGCACTGTTTATTGACTTCCTTAAGTCGTCTTTCCATCTCTAGAaatttgtgtttgtggaaaGCCAtgattttctctttctgttttctctgGAATGTCGcaatctgaaagaaaaaaaacaacttttttttaatgatggaaGTTCCCTCAAAAATAGTCTAACTAATatcattaatgaattaattatttaattatcgAAAGCTTAATCTCTATAGCCTGGGTCTATAGCCTGCCTGTGGGAGGTGTTTACCAGCATAACCTCGGAGAATGAAGAGTGCGGGCCAAATTCAACTGATCAGTAGTATAAATAAGAGaaaggatgtctgccaaatggcctAAATGTAGCTGTTGGAGGAGGAATTTCACTTCACTGGTGGCGAAAGAGTTCATTGAGGAGAATTTAACCCAACGTACTATAGCTTTGAGTAAGTTCTCAGTCAGTAtaaatgaagagataatcaatgAAAGTTATATATACAGCTAATAACAGCCCGAGACCAcagaaaaataacattttaaacctaTAGCAAcgaatgaaaataaatagacCTGTGCAATATGCTCCAGTCGGGCCTGAATAAGGCTTATAGGGTCTCTGAAGAACATCTGCTCCTGGGGTTTCATCTTTACCAAGTgtaaatgcaaagaaaagatgaatCACATTATCATATTTCATATCTATTTAGGTTCTTAGCTACATAATAGAAGCCtaaatgaaagcaaaatgaTTAGAAATTAGTGAAGTAATCTTAGTGAATATGTTACCTCAGAATTACCTCATAAAGTGAATCTAAAAATTTCTGACCTTTCAGATCTTCTGGTCCGTGTCATTAATGTCAAGAttcggaccaaaaaaaaaaactacgaTAAACTACTtcattctgtttcctgtgtaatgcactgcattgCGTCTACGGGAGTCATGtaataaaagaacaaacgaTTCGGACTAGAAAAGTCGAGAGATGAACTACTACGTAACCTGGAACGAATCGCTATTCGAGACGACTCGTTTAAAATGAACGACTCATCACAAATGTATATTTCAACCTTAACTGTACAAAGAACATGACTTGGTGGTTTAAGTGGCCTATGTCCATAAGGAAGCTCTCAGAaccaatcatttattttcttaccaattcaattcagtttcatttgtacagcacttttaaccatggacattgtcccaaagcagtttCACTAAAAGAATTAGACCTAAAATTTTACTCCTAatgagatgttatgagaaagaaaccttaaaatGGATTCAAAAAGGAATCCATTCTCAATCTAGATGACGCAGAATGTCCATTCGGTATGGTTTCGTCACACAAACCTGGTCAGATATGGGCAGGTAGCTGCAGCCGGATTGACAAACGCAGCAgtgatctataaaaaaaattacacttttaAAAGCAATCATGGGCTAATTGAGATGCAGTGTAGTAAATTAGCATGGTTTAGCACAGTTTATGATCATTTCTATTCAAAATGCTGGTTGATTGACAACATAATCGTTGACAACCTATTTTATAAATCCTAAAAGATTCTTATAATCCTTGTCTTAAATCTGTATTTCTTTGATCACTGATTTGTTCCCTGACAGCCTGAATTTCAGATTCAGACGATCCTGACTTAGCAGAACGacttcaaaccacctcagggaaaatgtGGAAATGAGTCAGGTGGACAGAACGGCAAGATAAGAAACATATCGAGTTATGGATAGAAAAGGagtgtttttattatcaaggcACTTCATGTAACAAAATGAACCCTACAGATCGTTATTGTTTGCTGCTCGCTACCGTTAGCGAGAGAACGTCGGTCTGAATGAGTCGCGGGATCGATGAGGTAAAACTTCTTTAAGTTGTGAGATCCTACATGTTCGTACAGTCTGACCAGCAACAATCGCACAGTGGGAGGTCggcataataaaaatctatcaCTACAATCCTTCAAAGCCTTTCTAATTAACCATATTTTTCGCCTTTACCTCACTAATCACTCCATGTACTCTTCCCTTCATAACTCTCGAGGTAGACaatattcaaatgtttaaagcCCATGAAATAGCTCAAAtgcgaaaagaaaaagaatccgAAAAGTACGTCCAAACTATTCACTGTGAACCAATCACCACATTTTTGAGAAACGATCACGGAAAATAGAATCTGGTTTGCTTAGCATACCAAAAAAAAGTCAACCGTGTAGTTATTTCCCAACGTCCTACCCTTATCAttacaaaaaatgttatttttaaaaaataacgTGGATTTTACTTTTTGAAGCCAAGAATATCCCTTTATACCATTTACGGAGTGTCTCATATTCTAGCATCTTGTACATTGGCTAGTTTTGCAGAAATTCTTTGAAATGCTTCGTGAAAACGAGTCGTTGGGGCAAAAATACGTCATACCactcaaaacaaaaaatctaaaataatgattGTCGTACAATAATAGATGAATAAAACACTATTGGAGGAGCTGTTAGAACTTCTTCTAACCAAGTCATGAATGATATAGGCCTGTCTAGGcctatatattgtttttttgtttgtttacaaataCCACACATCCAGTTTATAGCTGTGGTTAGAActatttgtgaataaatgtgttttatcgTTAAAGTTTTCTAGCTCTCACTGGGTTTGATGCAGCTCTCACAAAGTACATGGCCACAGCTGGACACTACGAAGTTGTTCCCTCGCCTCAGGAAACAACTGTTGCAGTGAAACCAATCCATTTCCTATCAGAAATACACCTTAAGAAACCTGTGGAAAGAGATTTGTAAAGTTTATGCAATCATTTATAgtttaaaaccataaaaaaggTTGCtagtttcttaataagggggtaaACATAACATGCTATAGCCAGTTATTCACTACCTCAATTAGCATCATTATCTATCTAAATACTTTAGGATAATAATTATGAGTACAAGTTTACTTGAAAGTGTTCTTTAAAGCAGCTCTGTATCTAATTATCTTGATAAAAGACACCaaggaaatctttttttcttgtcagaCCATTGTGCCGGTTGCCAGTGCACGGATATTACATGGTATACGGTACAATACATGGCGCTATATCTGCAGCCATGACAcctttctatttgttttttaagaagattttttgTACCTAATGGATGTCTGTgaggtaataaaaataaaaggttgtGTTTTTAGTCAAAATGTGGTCCTTgatctttaattaaaatatatgaacACATTATTTGAGGCGATAGTTATATAACGCAGTTTATCGGCTATATATTACCGTACTGTATGTAGTATTGGCGCACATTTAGCTTGCCCTCCGTTCTTTATAACGTGCACCTGATTCACATAACAAATAGCCCTatcctgaaaaaaataatacctAAAGAAGTAAATATAAGTCTAGATTGAAAGAGATTTATAGATTTCCAGTTGAAACATTAACAAAACTGAGGAAAATATTTGAGTTTATTAAagcaatacatttaataaatgtatataaccCGATTCATTCAACTGAACTGCTTGGCAAATCCAATTATTGACtattaaaatattgtaatgATACATAatcccacctttttttttttaaattggtggTGAAAGAATTATAGGACTTGGTATGTTTAAATGATCATAATGTACTCATATAGGGGCCAATCATGATACATTTTGAGTTTGTGAAGTACCTGTTACACCATTCAAGACTAATAAGTGTATAAAACATGGATTCGGCTGCACATTTTCCACCAGTTGAAAGTCTTCCAGAGAGAACACTCGCACTGTCTGGTTTTTGAGTGCCATGGCAAgatgcatttcattttttttttctttgtcttgaaAGCTTGATGAAGGGATGAATTTAGCACTGAAGACAAATGGGGTAACTCGGAGGTTATGGCTCTAGGTTACCAATAAGGTCAGCGATCCTAGCCCCcttatcgccaagctgccacttttgggcccttaaccctctgtactacaagggtgctgtatcatgacttCCCCCCGATCTAAAATCGCTACGACAAGCGAAGGTACTTCATTGTGCAGCaacgtacatgtgacaagtaaaaagacAACAGCATGTGGCAGAATAGCTCTTTATTTTCATCCCCCAGTTACCAAGCAATCATAACATGACGCTGAAGAGAAGCTCGGTCCTCATTACGCAACCAGGCAGTACCTAAAAATGTAACCCAAAAGAATTGGGTCAGCAATTCATgaaatcagacacacacacctccagcaACAAGTCAGCTCATTTCGAATTGTAGCCAACCTGTTTCCAAAAGTCAGAAAGATGCTGATGTTAAAAGCAGCGGTCCCAAGACGGCATCTTGAGCTGGGCCTTAAAGTTAAAGGGCAAAGAACAATTTTAGGACATTAAAACAACATGATAAAGGATAAAAGCagattaaaaaatttttaacaTGCACCATACCAGAGTGTGAATTTGGGGTCATCTGTTGGTTGCAGTTATAGTCGCAGCATTGGCATAGATCGTTTTGCAAAGTGTCATCCAAAAGCTCCCAACTGTTAATTAAATTCTAAAGCTGGAGTAATGATTGACTGGTAAGGgaaatttattcatatataagaGCCATATTTACCTTTCAAAATATTTGTTGTAATTGCAAGCcttgttttcttcatttatatCTTCCGGGTCCCATACTGCTAGTTTGCAATGGATATATACCTGGGTAGAAATGCAGAGGAGCAGAATAATAAATCAAGGCCATTTTTAATGATCCACACCAATCATTGTGAAGGATATAATGCTATTAACAAGGCAACAATCCATCTTATCTATTATAAGATCAGAGTCCTGGCAGATTTGAAGCCTTTGCTGAAAATTCTAAACACCATAAATGGACTAGATACTAGATGATACACTAATAGGTGTTTGTACACACAATGAAGTTAGGTTAACCACCTTATGGTACGTCTTAGGAAAACTGGTAGCCCAAGAGGAAAGGGGCCAGGATCTGTTCAAGAGCTGTCCAGGATGGAGCTAGGAGCTACCGATTGCTAATCCACCATGTCGAAATTTCACACATACAACCAAATGACAAACGATATCAGAAGGATTTAGTAACTACTTCTTGTTCTGCCGCAAATTTCAACGTTTGTAGCTGAAGCACAAGCGAAGATGACTCATTTCTCGGCAAGAAACTAGATGACCCGGTCTTTCCGTCCACAAGACATCtgtatgatgaaaaaaaaaaaaaaaaaaaaaaggtacatggATACAATGACTTTCCCTCCATTTTGTAAGAAGTCATGccacattttaaacattaccCATAAATTCACATACCCTTTGTTAGTAATTATTGGATATATCCACGACTGGGGTCCGAGTGCCAAAGTGTTCGATGCAACACATTCTTCCATATATAGCATAAGGGGCTGGTGGGCTTGCTGTTCTACCGAAGCCCAAATGTTAACAAATGAGCCGAGAGGAAAGGCGTTTGATAATGCCGGGCCACTTAAATCCTCTGTTTAGTAGAACATACAAAGTACAGTCATGTACTTTATTACAGAAAACCCTGCTGAATTTACTGCTTCAGCCATTTGACAGACTTACCCTTCAGAAGACCCATATGGAACGTCAAGTCTCCTTGTCCTTGTAGAACTCCAAAAGTGGGCTTTGCAATAGAAAAAGACCTAAAAGTTGGACCAAACAAGCATTTAAGGGTACAATAGACAAGTCTCAAAGTTAGAGggattgaattgaaattgaaggCTCCAGTGACAGAATCTTAGATGGTTCATTGCATagctataaaataattaaatggagGCTTCTCCAAACACAAACAAGTATTCCAGACCAGATGTCAGCTCCCCAATCAATCAACTAAATACAGGGTAAATGATGCTTTTCATATCtcccaagtttttttttccaataaaaacTTTCAATCTTATGCTTACCTTGCCAAAACACACTTGATAGGGTAGACATTGAGAGCAAAATGCGACTTCAACG
Protein-coding sequences here:
- the LOC124387696 gene encoding RING finger protein 212B-like isoform X2, with the protein product MDWFHCNSCFLRRGNNFVVSSCGHVLCESCIKPNHCCVCQSGCSYLPISDQIATFQRKQKEKIMAFHKHKFLEMERRLKEVNKQCHRQVSELRKENAELKKPLSQRRVSPGTFKANGISRMTLPVAVTSPVTPHSRSVSHSGSGDTMERFQHFRSSMSPLDSANSVSSRSLLTEHGFRTPTSSTTPARSDHVTPNMFQFQLLPGATFQSPPPWNM
- the zp3f.2 gene encoding zona pellucida glycoprotein 3f, tandem duplicate 2, translated to MRFIWLGCLVLTTAYMVLSHKGIQVKCGKESLIVKWRVQESLEETPSKLLLGDCFPSKFSPRDDGGGEAVFHYHFSDCLFRQTETPEEVIYENELIYRPLKSHFALNVYPIKCVLARSFSIAKPTFGVLQGQGDLTFHMGLLKEDLSGPALSNAFPLGSFVNIWASVEQQAHQPLMLYMEECVASNTLALGPQSWIYPIITNKGCLVDGKTGSSSFLPRNESSSLVLQLQTLKFAAEQEVYIHCKLAVWDPEDINEENKACNYNKYFESWELLDDTLQNDLCQCCDYNCNQQMTPNSHSGPAQDAVLGPLLLTSASF
- the LOC124387696 gene encoding RING finger protein 212B-like isoform X1, with amino-acid sequence MDWFHCNSCFLRRGNNFVVSSCGHVLCESCIKPNHCCVCQSGCSYLPISDQMKPQEQMFFRDPISLIQARLEHIAQIATFQRKQKEKIMAFHKHKFLEMERRLKEVNKQCHRQVSELRKENAELKKPLSQRRVSPGTFKANGISRMTLPVAVTSPVTPHSRSVSHSGSGDTMERFQHFRSSMSPLDSANSVSSRSLLTEHGFRTPTSSTTPARSDHVTPNMFQFQLLPGATFQSPPPWNM
- the LOC124387696 gene encoding RING finger protein 212B-like isoform X3, coding for MDWFHCNSCFLRRGNNFVVSSCGHVLCESCIKPNHCCVCQSGCSYLPISDQMKPQEQMFFRDPISLIQARLEHIAQIATFQRKQKEKIMAFHKHKFLEMERRLKEVNKQCHRQVSELRKENAELKKPLSQRRVSPGTFKANGISRMTLPVAVTSPVTPHSRSVRFWRYNGKVSALQIQHVSTGFSQLCVLQEFIDRAWI